Genomic segment of Tiliqua scincoides isolate rTilSci1 chromosome 1, rTilSci1.hap2, whole genome shotgun sequence:
ATAACTCTTGGGGGTGGGCACTGAGCATGCTCATTTCTCATCAgagtatttggggggggaggtgctTGTTAGATGAAAAACAAAGAAGGGAACCAGTCTCTGATTGTCTACCAGGGTGGGTAAGGTTAACGGCTCACGTTTCTTACTCaattgaaaaatacatttttttcacaCGTTGTGTTCAAACTAGGTGCCAGGTTTCTACAGAGGCGTATCAATGGCAGTGGTATCAGCTTCATTTATTTCATCACTTTCATTTGGGGTCTACAAAAACTTCCTTTACAACATCTGTAGATTGAGATATGGCTCTGAGGACAGAAAGCCATCAAAAGCGGATATAACTTTTGCTGGATGTGCTACTGGTGCTGTCCGGGTAAGTTAAAAGTAAAGTAATAGATCATCAAATACTGAAAGGAGGGTATGTTTGTGTAGAAGTTTAATATATTCGGAAGGAGAACATTCAAAAACTATTAATAAAGCTAATACTTGTCATTTCTCACTGGCCTTTCTTTAAAACAATGAACCAAATTGGGGATGCAAATTAAAACAGCAAAACCATCCTTACACAATTCAAGTAtcttcctgttggcaaccttcagtcttgaaagactaaggCCCCACAAACAAGTGCAATTAAAAAGTGGTTAAAACATACAAAATGACTTTCAAAAGACTTTCTACCATGTTCTTTTGATGATGATGGTGACATCAGCGCAATTACATGACTACTAAAACCCTTCCTTCTTATTTGAAACCCAAGGATAATGCAATATGAGAATGTTCCTCACATTTCTTTTGATCAAAGAACAGATGTGATTTAAATCCCTGATGGTTTTATAAATGCTATGTGCATGAGCATTTTAATATGCTCAAATGCATAGAACAACATGTAGGTCATCAGAATttggcaaagggccagagaggatAGTTGAGGTTGGAACACAGGCTCAGAAACTCCAGGATCTGGCTTGGGTTCTTTAGGTAGTTCAGGATATGCAAAACATAGCTCAAGACCTAACACTTGACTTTCCTTTTTCATCACACCTCCTAGGTTGTGCTGATGTCACCTGCGGAGATAGCCAAAGTGAGACTGCAGATTCAGAAAGAGCCACATCAGTTGGCTACCACGTCCCACCTCTTTGCCGCCAAGCCCAAGTACCAAGGTGCTCTGCATTGCTTGCGGATGATCCTGAAAGAAGAAGGTGTTGCTGGTCTGTACAAAGGGTCTGTGGCTTTGCTTTGTAGGGATTGCCACTCATCGGCAACCTACTTCCTCACTTATTCCGTCCTCTGTGACTGGCTTACTCCTGCTGGGAAAGACAAACCAGGTGGGTGAAGAAAGCAACCTCCTTTCTAATGCATTCATGGGAATATTCCATTTCACAGGTCTGGTACATCAGCCTTGCCCATCTCCTTTGCTGACAGATACTAGTTTCTGCACTCAAACCACAATACATTGATTTTTCCATGTGAGTTGTTGCATGCATGTTTTGTCACCCTGAGATCACAGGGAAAATAGCCGTTCAGGATGCAAGAGGCTTTGTCTAATAACAGGTGTGGGCAAAGGGGACATGTGCTGGGTCAGGATATGGGCAAAGTGAAGTTAATCCCCCAGCACCATTTCCCTGATAAAATTCACCCCATAGTGACCCCATTAAACCAACAGCCAGTTCTCAGTTGCCCCCAAATGTGGTGATAACTTCAAGTCTGAGCGTGATAACAAATCTTGTCTCATTAGCATTAGTCCACCCTACTTAAAATTGCATCTCCAGTCATGGCCTAAGATTTCAGATATCAATCTCGATCTTTGAATAAACGGTAGGGAAACATGTTGCCCTCATCATTTCCTATTTTCTTTTTTGGCACTGAGGAGTGACTCAGGCAGCcttgaaaaaccagaaatgcttcCTTTCCTGTGCAACTAAACCCTCTAAGGAGAATGTGTGTTTTTACAGTGCCAGTGCTAGAGGCGTTGATGAAGAGATCCTCTTTGAGCATTGTCTTCTTCTGAGTCACTCAAAGCAAACGTTTCGGTGCAATGCAGGGGCTGTTTTGAGGGCCAGACACTTCATGCATTTAGGCCCATCTTTGGTTAGTGCTTTCTCCCTGCACTGTTTTTCCTGCTGCAAATGTCACTGTCCCCCAAAGTGCCAATTTCTCACTAGAAGCTGTACTTTTGTAAGCAATATAGCTTATCCCACCTTGTCCAAGAATTCAGCTGCTGTGGCACAAACCAAGATTTAGAATAACCCTTAGAAATGACACCACTCACAGCACTtacatatgtctactcagaagtaaatcccattgtactcaatgtggcttactcccaagaaagtatgcataggactgcagcctgagtgttGCAGTCACATCCACTAGGACTGTAGCTTAGTGGCAAAGAGCATAGGTTTCACAGAAGGACCTACTTTCAGTCCTTGGCATAtctgcttgaaaccctggagagctgctgccagtcgaCAGTACAAAGCTAGAAGGACCAAGAGCCTTACTCAGCTGAAGGCATCTGCTTATGTTTATATATGTTCACCGTGGTTGGTGCAGCCAAGTTTGACAGCATCAATAATGTACCAGAAGGAAAAAGGAGTGGCTGGTAGTGCTAATGTAAAACGCTTCACCCTCCCTCCAGTTTACTGGTGGCACCTTCCCCATTGGTGAAGGGGGGGGCACCTGCAGTggcagctcctccttctccctccctcagagGATATTaccctcagggcgcaatcctaaccccttaagttagtgctttccagcactgacataagggcaatgcagctcccaggtaagggagcaaacattcccttactttgaggaggcctccatgagtgacacccaactgcaggatgcaccacacgtcccattggcaccgctgtgccggtgctggaaagtactgacgtaaagggttaggattgtgccctcaatcaatGATGGATACagaaaaaaagggaagaaaaggaaCTGAGCCCATTGGTGATGCTAACAGCTCCTCCTTCTCTCATTGTCCCCACTGATGTCCCCCACAGGCATTCTTCCAAAAGCCCCTGCATCTTCAAGGAGCCTCTcagagacagtggcatcactaggggttcacctggctgcaccaggtgacacacacacagagtgacacCACGGCTGACCTaaatttttaaaacctgaaaGAAACGCTGTTGAAatatttgttctatcaaaagctatagctaaAAAACCcattggggtggggcaatggcgcatcaccacacccaccgctcagggtgttgccctgcccactgcatgggaagaggtcccaTGCTTTCAAACATCTTTTAAGTTCTGACAAATTTGACAGGTATAACATGGGCTGTGTTAAAAAATGGGCTGTGTCataaaatgggctatgtcagaatgccaatgcaagggagggcaccaggatgcaggtctcttgttatctggtgtgctccctggggcatttggtgggccactgtgagatacaggaagctggactagatgggcctatggcctgatccagggggtctgttcttatgttcttaaggatggGAGAAAGGCCAGTGCGTATAGTGATGGATTCTGAGGACTGGAATAAAGTGGGACAGAATAGATTCAGTTGAATGATAATTGGCACAAGTTGCACAGGTTGCCTAATGCTGTAGCCCGGGTGTCTGTGATGAAATTCTGTTTGAACTTCTCTTGTGAAACTGGTTGACTTGAGTTACCAAGTCCTCTGATGTCACCATTAGCTCTTGTCTtttgcaaagattaaaaaaaaaaatgttctgctttCCTAATTCCATATTACCGGTACCCAAGCCTGCTAATCACATCCTGTAAAGCACTACCAGGCTATCTATGTAGCCATCTGATGTGGGTTACGTTAGCAGCAGATGGCAAGGGGCTGGtgcatttggggtgcctttcaccccgaGTGTGTTGTCCCTGCCTCACTTTGGCCTGCCACCAAGGCAAGATGCAGTTATCTGCTTCCCACTTGTGTGAGCAAGAAGAAGataatcccctcccccccttacaGTGATCCTCATGTGCTgtcatgaaacctggaagtgggacttctggtttcatgcagcatgcaaggagcacaGGAATGCTTTTGGTCCTTTTTTATAGCGTAGAGGTGATGGACCAGAGACAGCGCTGGTGTTCTGGATCACACTACCCCTGCTGCAAATGTAACACAGAAggcatttgtttgtttaaaaagttGGTTGGAGTAGTTGGAAGAAGGGGGGGACCATCACTCACTGAAAGAACTTCTGCTCTGCATGCAGCAGGTTCAAGCTCTCCCAGCCTCTATTTCCAGGTAGGAAATtcttgtctgcaaacttagaGAGCTGCTGTCATACAGGGCAATGCTCCTGAGCTAGAAAGACTAAGGGCCTGACTCATTATAAGACACCTTCCTACGCCACAGTCATGCAGCTCTTTAAGCAACCAGGCTCACAGAACAGGCAGGGCAgttgccagtggtgtcactagggtttgcatcaccttgTAAAGGAGCCAgagtgtcaccccatgatggattttcttccatgcagtgggcaggacaacatcccaggcagtgggcatggtgatgcaccattgctccatcccactggtttttgctttttttaatatagcagcaactgtcaccctgtacatgcccgatcttgtctgattttggaagctaagcagggtcaggcctggttagtacttggatgggagaccgcctgggaatactgggtgctgtaagcttataccatagtctttcaagactgaaggttgccaaccaatagagatatttcaatgctgtttctttcattgcattctgcatgaaattatgcattattcaaaagtaccacgATTATAAATTTCTTGGCCTGTGGTGTTACCGATGTGAGTCACCTAGTGTGGCCTGTActcctgcacctccctagtgacgccaatGGCAGTGGCCCACTGAAGTTAGTAGAAggtgtggggcagggaggaatagCTGTCCAAATGACATAATAAAATGAACTTTATTTGTAGCTTTTCACTAGCCCCAGAAGCATGGTGACTAGCTGTACGTGCAATGCTGGGGCGTAGCAGGAGTTTAGGGAGGTTTGCCTTGCCCCTGAAGAGATGGGATAGCATCTAAGGATAGCCTCTTTACTGCATATTAAAAGATGGGCGATATGGACTGcagagaaaagcaaagaaaaaagaaaggaaaagccaATGCCAGTTGAATCCTGGAGGGTCACAGCCCTCTGCAACCAGAAGTGAGATAGCCCAGAAACAGATCTACCACCTCATTACTGTTCGTGGGAACCAGCCTTTATTCAAGAGAAAGAACCAGAAGATGAGCTCTCAACATGATTTCTATCCCTGCGTGAATTTCTATAGAGCATGTTTGTTCCAGGCGCTCATTTGTGGTGGTGGAAGTCATGGGAGATGAAGGTGGACAGTTTGATAAAGAGGTTTTTGGTGAGATCCTCCACCACAGGCCGGATGCAATGAGGTGTTCTGCAGTTCTGCTGACATCTTCATTACACACAGTTGCATAGTACGACTTTGCATCAGAATCAATGAATTTGGGCTCTTTGCGAGAACAACGTATGGATTTGTTTTCAAGGGTTACTGAAAGTTGATGACAATTAACAATTGTTTTGTCATAACATTTGCAGACCTGTGGGCTGTGCTGCTTTCTGGAGGCTGTGCTGGAGTCCTGGGCTGGGGCGCTGCTACCCCCATGGATGTCATTAAAGCGCGGATGCAAGCAGATGGCGAAGGTCAACATAAATACGCTGGCTTGATACACTGTGCCAGGGAGAGTATACGACAGGAGGGAGTGAGAGTCCTTTTCAAAGGTCTTGGACTGAACTCATTGCGGGCTTTTCCTACAAACATGATGGTCTTCTTTATATATGAAGCTGTGTTGAGGCTTGGAGAACGCTTGATGAAGTAAAAGTCATATTGTTCCATCATCCAAGAATGACTGTTTCCTTTTAGGAGACACTTGCTTGTCAAAATGCTTAACCACCTTTTCTTCCAAGGAAGTGTTCTGTAAAATAGGGGTGGGGGAGTGGAAATGACCCCAGGCCAAAGATGTGCATCGAAACTGTTAATAGGCTGCCTGTATGGGTGGCTATATTTGTTCACCTTTCTTCCTTGTATCTtccctcagtggttcccaaactgggcgcTATGATGCCCTGGGGCGCTGTAGCAAACCCACGGAGGCTCTGCAAGATGCTTCCACTGGCCTCTTCTTCCGGGCTGTCCTGGCTGTCACCATCTTAACCAGGCCACGATTATGCTGTTCTCGTGAGATCTCGTGCTATTCTCGCAAGATCTTGGGGAAGTGCTGGTGGCCAGTTCATCCTCACACAGCAGAGCACCAGGTCCCTGTGTAAAAAGGGTGCCATGACCCTAGTAAGCTTCCCCGTTGGCCATGGTTGAAAGGTACATTTAAAGCATTTGAGGGCACAGAACAGTCTTTTTGGGTGCGAGGGAGTTATATTACCCCATGTAGGGTATGAAGGTTCATAACGATAATCAAACAATACAGTGTTTTTAAGTCTTTCCACTGTAAACCTGCTATAAATAAATGCTTCTGGGTGGAGGAATAGAAGACACACAAGTTGCTTTCACGCTAatgattaaaaaattaaaattaatttttatgcCTGCAATTCTCATCCAGTGCACTATTACACATGTGTTTGTGTAAAATTTTTAGCTTAGCCACTTAGAGTACTGTTCCTCTGTGTATGTAGACACTACATCCCTCTTTTGGGGTAGCTCCAAATGCACAGGCCTCTGGCCACCCAATGCTGAGGATGCACAGTAATTTTGTGTTCAAGCTGTGCTGAGCAACTGGCTTTTACCCAATGCTGAATAAGGAACATTTGCAAATGCAAATACATACAGATGCAAATACTAtacagaataaaaaataaatcctAATAGAGATTTAGACTTGCAAATGTGGGAGTTGGATGTTCTAAACGCTGCCTTGACTCTGAACTATTCATTGTTACTTAACTCATCTATTCTCCAGATAAGTACAAAAACCTCAAGGCAAGCAGGCAGAAAGAAGACAAGCCAGGTCTAAAACTCACTTTGCAGGAAAATTGCTGCAGGAATGAGTGTCTTGCATAAGGGGCTAATGACTTTCAGTTCATAGCAACATTACCTTATGAGGAATAATTGAGCAATTGCACTTATCTTTTACATCCTGTTCCACTTATGCCATTGCACAAACTCATTCACTCCCAGAGGCTGTCTTTACAAGGTTCCTGAGAGTGTCATAAGGGAATTGATTGAAACATCACAGCACCAGTACTCCTTTtgcctggccctggagccacttgcggccctcgaggcctctcaatgaggccctcaggggggccccagtctccaatgagcatctggccctccggagatttgttggagcccgcactggcctgatgcaactgctctcggcatgagggtgactgtttgacctctcacgtgagctgtgggatgagagctccctccactgcttgctgtttcgtgtctgttctgcagtagtggcagcaaaggaaaggtcagccttgttttgcacaaggccttttataggccttgagctatttcaagaccttcattcattaagttcatctttaatatattcatttatgtaaacttgaataaaagagacgcctgaggggggacatgattgagacatacaaaattatgcaggggatggacagagtggatagggagatgctctttacactctcacataataccagaaccaggggacatccactaaaattgagtgttgggcgggttaggacagacaaaagaaaatatttctttactcagcgtgtggtcggtctgtggaactccttgccacaggatgtggtgctggcgtctagcctagacgcctttaaaaggggattggacaagtttctggaggaaaaatccattatggggtacaagccatgatgtgtatgcgcaacctcctgattttagaaatgggttatgtcagaatgccagatgcaagggagggcaccaggatgaggtctcttgttatctggtgtgctccctggggcatttggtgggccgctgtgagatacaggaagctggactagatgggcctatggcctgatccagtggggctgttcttatgttcttatgtaaatttattcaaattttaaatgtaaattcttttttcccctggccccccgcacagtatcagagagatgatgtggccctcctgccaaaatgcctGGACACCCCTGCCTATAGAGAACCAGACCGTTTGGCCAAACTGGAAACACATGAGTAAGGTGATTTTGTAGTAGCCGGCAAATAGATATTGCATGTAGTCATTGTTACAAATTCAGAAATGCCTCAGGAGGAAATTTAAAGCAATTTCCAGGTGCTCCGATTCATCTGCATTTTTGCAGTCATTAAGGACAGGTCCCCTTATACAAGGTATGTaataataatgttggcaaccttcagtcttgaaagactatagtatcgcgctctgaaaggtggttctggaacagcatctagtgtggctgaaaaggccaattcgggagtgacaatcccttccacactgggagcaagtgcagtctgtccctggtctgtctcc
This window contains:
- the SLC25A47 gene encoding solute carrier family 25 member 47 is translated as SDVSVSGGVSVAVGYPLDTVKVRIQTETSYRGIWHCIIETYRTERVPGFYRGVSMAVVSASFISSLSFGVYKNFLYNICRLRYGSEDRKPSKADITFAGCATGAVRVVLMSPAEIAKVRLQIQKEPHQLATTSHLFAAKPKYQGALHCLRMILKEEGVAGLYKGSVALLCRDCHSSATYFLTYSVLCDWLTPAGKDKPDLWAVLLSGGCAGVLGWGAATPMDVIKARMQADGEGQHKYAGLIHCARESIRQEGVRVLFKGLGLNSLRAFPTNMMVFFIYEAVLRLGERLMK